The genomic region CGGCGACCAGATCGAATCGCTGCGCAGTTTCGAACCGGCGACGCAGCGAAGTCTCGCGCCGGTCGATAGCGTGGAAGTCACGCTGCTGGATCGGCGCTTGCAGGAGCGCGCGCACTTTGCCGAGCACTTGCCACCGGGCAGTTGGTTCTTGTTGGTCGAGCCGCACGACCTGGAAGAGGAGGCCAAACAATATCTCGCGCGCCTGGACGACGCGCGGCAATGTTTCACTGCGCCAGAGGTGTTCGAGTCGATCTACCGCTTTCCGTCGGCGACGGCCGCAGCCGTCGCGCGCGGGTCGATGGAAACAACCTGTCAACTGAAAATCGAATCGGTCGAGCGGTTCAGCGGCGACATCGCTAAGGTGCGGCAGGAACTGGACAGCGCCGGGCAAGGTCAAGAAGTTTTCGTAGTCTGTCAGACGGAGGCCGAGGCGCGGCGGTTGACCGATGTTTTTGCCACGACGCAACTCGCCGCTTCCGGCAAACTTCATTTTCCACTGGGACGCCTGCGCGCTGGCTTTCGATTGGTCAGCGACCGCCTCGTGCTCGTGGGGGGCGGTGAACTCTTCCACCGCGAGGATGTCAATCGCCCGACGCAGCGCCGGCGGCTCGGGCGCGTGCTGGACAGCTTTCTCGACCTGCGCGAAGGGGACTATGTCGTCCATCTTTCGCATGGCATCGGCAAGTACCGCGGGCTGAAGCTGCTGGAAACGCCGTCGCAGACCGAGGAACATCTCGAAGTCGAGTTTCACGGCGGGACCAAGATTTTCGTGCCGATCACCAAGATCGGACTCGTGCAAAAATATGTCGGCGGTACCAAGACGAAGCCGACGCTGGCCCACATCGGCGGCAAAACCTGGGTCAAGCAGAAGGCGGCGGCCGAGCGCGCCGTCGTCGATATGGCCGCCGAGATGCTGGAAATGCAGGCGGCCCGCGGCGCGCGGCCGGGGATTCAATTCCGTGTCGACACCGAATGGCAACAAGAGTTTGACGCCTCGTTTCCGTACAACGAAACGCCGGACCAATTGACCGCCATCGCCGCCATGACGCTCGATATGGGCGCTACCCGGCCGATGGACCGGTTGATTTGCGGCGACGTCGGCTACGGCAAGACGGAAGTCGCCATGCGGGCGGCGTTCAAGGCGATCGACAATGGCTACCAGGTGGCCGTGCTGGTGCCGACGACCATCCTCGCCATGCAGCACCTGCGGACCTTCACGCAACGCATGGCGGAGTTTCCCTTCCAGATTGGCGCGCTGAGCCGCTTCTGCAGCGCGAAGGAAGAAAAGCAGGTGCTGGCCGGCATCGCCGACGGTTCGGTCGACATCGTGATCGGTACGCATCGCCTGGCGCAAGGCGACGTTAACTTCCAAAATCTCGGCCTGATCGTGATCGACGAGGAACAGCGTTTCGGCGTGCAGATCAAAGAGCGGTTGAAGACCTACCGGCATATCGTCGACGTGCTCACGCTCTCCGCGACGCCGATCCCGCGCACGTTGCATATGTCGCTGTTGGGCCTGCGGGACATCTCCAACTTAGAAACGCCGCCGGCCGATCGACTGGCCGTCGAAACGCGCGTCACACGATCCAGTCCCGAGTTGATTCGCCACGCCGTGTTGCGCGAACTCAATCGTGGCGGGCAGATCTTTTTTGTCCACAATCGCATTAACGATATTCATGTCCTTTACGAACGGCTCCGGCAGATCGTGCCGGAATGCCGGATCGCTATCGGTCATGGGCAGATGCCCGAAGGCAAGTTGGAAGATGTGATGCTCGACTTCGTGGCGCATCGCTTCGACATGCTGCTGGCGACGACCATCGTGGAAAGCGGCCTCGATATTCCGAACGCCAACACGATTTTCATCGACGAATCGGATCGCTACGGTCTGGCCGACCTGCACCAACTGCGCGGGCGCGTCGGGCGTTTCAAGCATCGAGCGTATTGCTACCTATTGCTGGATCCGAACAAGCACCTCACGCCGAACGCCGCCAAGCGGATGATGGCGATCGAGGAGTTCAGCGAAATGGGGGCCGGCTTCGCCATCGCCATGCGCGATCTCGAAATCCGCGGCGCCGGCAATATCCTGGGCGTCGAGCAAAGCGGTCACATCGCCACGATCGGCTATGAGCTGTACTGCGAGCTGCTCGAAAACGCCGTCCGGCGGTTGAAACAAATGGCGCCGCGGGTCACGGTCGACGTCCACCTAGAATTGCCTGGCGAAGCTTACTTGCCGCGCACCTACGTGCCGAACCATCGGCTGAAAATCGATCTCTACCGTCGCCTCGCGCGGGTTTCGGAACTGGGGGAGCTGAACGATCTCCGCGCCGAAATCCTCGACCGATTCGGTCCGTTGCCGGCCACTGTTGAGCGATTGCTTGGTTTCACTGAACTGCGCATCCTCGCGCATCAATGGCAGATTGCCTCGATTCACCTGGAAGACCCGCACGGAGTGTTGGAATACACGTCCCGCGAGGCGGTCGATCGCCTCCGGCGCGCCACCG from Planctomycetia bacterium harbors:
- the mfd gene encoding transcription-repair coupling factor — its product is MSAAAERITPAAVRLLDLARRLESQADFVEVLRSLREGHGATLDGVWGSSCALVAAAIAEHAPGPLVIVCPHPGEVDDLVDDLALFSRRPKLMFPAWESLPDDDAAVDEVGGDRLHVLKQLAAWPTLSQGDRPILLTSIQALTHPVPPSATIARHTRRLSRGDESPLEKLVEWLLGQGFQNTTAVELPGEFSVRGGILDLFAPDWDHPVRVEFFGDQIESLRSFEPATQRSLAPVDSVEVTLLDRRLQERAHFAEHLPPGSWFLLVEPHDLEEEAKQYLARLDDARQCFTAPEVFESIYRFPSATAAAVARGSMETTCQLKIESVERFSGDIAKVRQELDSAGQGQEVFVVCQTEAEARRLTDVFATTQLAASGKLHFPLGRLRAGFRLVSDRLVLVGGGELFHREDVNRPTQRRRLGRVLDSFLDLREGDYVVHLSHGIGKYRGLKLLETPSQTEEHLEVEFHGGTKIFVPITKIGLVQKYVGGTKTKPTLAHIGGKTWVKQKAAAERAVVDMAAEMLEMQAARGARPGIQFRVDTEWQQEFDASFPYNETPDQLTAIAAMTLDMGATRPMDRLICGDVGYGKTEVAMRAAFKAIDNGYQVAVLVPTTILAMQHLRTFTQRMAEFPFQIGALSRFCSAKEEKQVLAGIADGSVDIVIGTHRLAQGDVNFQNLGLIVIDEEQRFGVQIKERLKTYRHIVDVLTLSATPIPRTLHMSLLGLRDISNLETPPADRLAVETRVTRSSPELIRHAVLRELNRGGQIFFVHNRINDIHVLYERLRQIVPECRIAIGHGQMPEGKLEDVMLDFVAHRFDMLLATTIVESGLDIPNANTIFIDESDRYGLADLHQLRGRVGRFKHRAYCYLLLDPNKHLTPNAAKRMMAIEEFSEMGAGFAIAMRDLEIRGAGNILGVEQSGHIATIGYELYCELLENAVRRLKQMAPRVTVDVHLELPGEAYLPRTYVPNHRLKIDLYRRLARVSELGELNDLRAEILDRFGPLPATVERLLGFTELRILAHQWQIASIHLEDPHGVLEYTSREAVDRLRRATGGRIRPVDGRSAYVTLKSPLADADRVIAELQSLLRRQS